The segment TATTGCTTCGATCTGTGCAACTGATGGCACGGCCTTGTTTTCCATTGTATATCTGCAAACGAACATTTCATGGCAATTAGGAGGTGgtaggatggggttgtccctatggcgGCTTCGACAATAGGGACGCTTGGCATGTATGTTGTCAACCGCGTTCTCCGTTCTGTTCTACCAGATGGAAATCTCTCCATTGCTTTTCGTCAGAATGGAGACATTTTTGTCAACTTCAAGACATGCTTGAATGTTGATTTCTTACTAAACCACGGCTGGTGGATCGGGAGCAACGCAGTTTGGTTCTGGCTCATTTGTGAGGTAATCATGGTTCAGCCAGATCTGGATGACTACGAGGTACTAATttaagatgatgcttgggttgacatAGTGCCAAAATGCAAGAGGTTGAGATtatgtctatcatctcatctttttgataGACGAAGTTGATCAACCCAATTTTGTCGATCAATTTTTGTCTTTTTGAAAGACAGTGTCGgcatgatgtcaatcatttcatccttttggaataTACCGTCGATCGACCAATGATGTATAgatagctaggtttatgtgttttgaacaatgtgtgatgtgcaTATGTGTGATATGCTTAACCGTTGAGATATGTAAATGCCTGTGTTTTGTGTTCAGAATAATGTCTGATCGATGTTATGAACAATTCgtcaatgtgtttaatttgtCAATCATAAAGTGTGTATATGTGTGACCCTTTCacccctataagcaaatttgatTCCTAGCTGCGCAGCTTGGAAGCAAACTTGCTTATAGGGGGAAAGGGAGGCACAGaaggttttaaaaaaaatccatctgtgagaaaccaagttgagatgtgccttggtttatttgtgatgagtgattgagaAGGTTGATTGATtcggtttgatgattttgagattgcatGATTATGATCATTAGTAACCtaagttgcagagaaaaatggAGTTGTCATTTTCGTCTCTGAGTCTAGGAAAAATATGCATGCTGGATGATTCAGCACTGGAGAATTTGTACACGCTGAATAGTCCGGCAATGGGGCACTATGCACACCCAAGGATTTCAAGAGGTGAAGCTCAGGAGATCAATACACCAGATGGTTTGGTGATGAGGCACGGTGAACGCTGGAGTATTTCAGTATAGAAGCAAGATTTGAAGTGTACGTCAGATGGCCTGGCGTGGGGCAGAAGTGCACGTCGGACTATTTTTTTCCAGAGAAGAAATTTTTCAGAATAGAAAGAGTTGTACACGCCAGAAGGTTCGGCACTAAGCAATGTATACACCGGATGCTTCGTTGGaccatttgttgcagagaagtTGCAGAATAGCTTTTGGCAAGGTTGTAGTCGTCGAATAGTATAGTGATGAGCAGTGTGAACACCAGAGGATACTCCAgactaatatttccagagaggatgcaaaatgGCTGATCTAAGGAGTTAAACACGCCAGATGGTTCGGCGCTCCGAAGGGGtgaacattggatcatccgacgttcatGATTTATTTGGGATGAGTTCTTCAACAGATAATTTCAATTTTGACTAATCCATAATGGTGTTGGAGatgtatgtttgcttgtcttgtgttgtgccggtgatggatgcaacttggtggtccaCGGcagatgatcggggccaagtagGATGCTGGGTGCCGGACGATTGAGGAGGtggggcagagtcaagggtgatcctaggtGTGCACGTGGATGTCAAGCAAAGGGtgtgaaggtggatgaagatggcgtgttgataaagcCAATCGAAGggaatgctggtgcaagtgaaaAGGCGGCCTATGGGATctggagcgggagagacttgtcggtggtcaagatcacGAAAAATAACACATGTGTCGACATagggatgcttgcttaaggcGTAAGCAAGTGGcaatgagtcacgctttgagaagcgtgcaaggtggTGTAGCGGTTTGTCATCAAAAtcatggaaggatggagtgcacaaggcatcatcgtgaagcttgtgtcgaggcgaagctaagttatgaagaagccacgaccgttcgatggacggagcaaaaaatggaccaaaatgccctggTGGTAGGTTGCATttgaagagaggggtattttggaaataaggaccaaaatggactaaaatgacGTGGTCTTTGTTCTTTgagagttgtcaatgcactcatcaagggggaggttgagaaaccaagttgaaatgtgccttgtttatttgtgatgagtgctTGATAAGGTtgattgatttggtttgatgatttgagattgcatgagcatgtctatgtattgcaattatgatcatgactaacctaAATTGTAGAGAAAAATGGAGTTAatgtttttgtctctgagtccaggaaaaatgtacacgctagatgatccggcgttggagaatttgtacacgtcggatagtccggcgatggGGCACTATGCAAGCTAGAGCATTTCAGTGTAGAAGCAAGATTTGAAGTGTACGCCGGATGGTTCAGCGTTGGGCAGAAGtgcacaccagactatttatcCCAGAGAAGAAATTTTTCAGAACAGAAAGAGTTgtacacgccggaaggtcccGCGCTGAGCAATGTGTACGCCGGATGCTTCACCGGAcaatttgttgcagagaggttggaAAATGGCTTCTAGCAAGGTTGTactcgccggatagtccggtgatgagtAGTGTGAATGCTGGAGGATACACTGgactaatatttccagagaggatgcaaaatgGCTGAGCTGAGGAGTTGaacacgttggatggtccggcgctcaaAAGAggtgaacaccagatcatccagtatTCACGATTTATCTGGAATGAGTTCTTTAAtacaaaattttgattttgactaatccaTAAAGGTGTTGCAGATGCATGTTAGCTTGTCTTGTGTTGTGttggtgatggatgtaacttggtaGTTAACGGcgagatgatcggggccaagtagAGTGCTGGGTGCTGGATGATCGAGGAGGccaggcagagtcaagggtgatcctagctgtgcacgtGAAATCAAGCAAAGTGtgtgaaggtggatgaagatagcgtgttgacaaagtcaagcgaaggggatgccaggCAAGTGACgaggcggcctgagggatcaggagcgggggATACTTGCCGGCAGTCAAGATcataagacggagtacacgtgtcgacatctaGATGCCTTCTTAAGGCGTAAGCAAGGCGGtgtcgcggtttggcctcaaaaccgtggaaggatggagtgcacgtggtatcatcacgaagcttggaTCGAGGTGAAACCaagtcatgaagaagtcatggccgttcgatggatgaaGCGAAAAATGGACGAAAATGCCCCGGTATTAGATAGGAGCCCATtagaagagaggggtattttgggaacatgGAAACTTAAGAgctaagctacctccctaggcctataaatagatgggtaGTTCTTTGTGGGAGGGCTATTTCAGAGGTGtaagctagggttttagaatggTGAGAGGAATGCTTAGCTCATGTATTATGTTAGAGCTTTTGTCAGCGAAAAACTTTTGTAATCTGTCGAAAATAGGGTTAACCTTTGCaagcaatgaagtttatgtttcctcatatgcttgtgttcatctccttatagttttcctctattgtcCACCTTGTTTTGCTTGTGAGTTTTTTAGTTTTCATCGAAGTTTTCATTTTGGCtgttgagttgaaatttttccATCTTATGAAGTTCTTCTTCAagttactagaggcataaaatttacattcaaagttggtcttgaattcccttgcctctagatcatcaacttggagaagtTTTCTTCCGGTGATCTTTGCTTTGTTTCTAAGGCTTCTTTCTTcaaagttgctatcttttgtggTAATAACTTGTGGAATGAAATCTagtggaacctagagttcatttaCTTCCATGAGAGTCATGTTCTTCTATGGAGATTTCTATAGCAACTAATTTCTCTCCAATTTTACTTTCGCTCTTAGTTTTGAGGTACATTGGGTGACCAAAAGAGGAGAAGCCTatcaaagaaatttgtaaggcgtctattcaccatccctctagtcaccattctcggtcctacaatttgTGACAATTAACATAGACGGGTTTAAAAATAACCCGTGTGTGACTCTTATTACTCACAGACGGGTTTAAACAAACACCGTTTGTGACTCTTACTATGTAGAGATGGTTATCTACAAAATTCGTCTTTGTGTAAGTGTattgtagacagttttgaaaCCATATGTATCAAGGTCTCTGTGTAAGTGTATTGTAGACGGTTTTGCTGAGACATAACctatactactacagaactagtctTAAGTGTCGCCTCACCAGTGCCGGGATCTAGGTGCGATGGAGACAGCCGAGCGAGCATGGTGGCCGCCGAGGGATCCAGGCACGGTGGCCGAGCGACGGCAGGATCCAGCATTGTACTCTGGTGGCGGCCTTCGAGTCCCCGCGTTATCTTGATTTGCAGGAGTGCCCGTTGGCGAGAGCAGCATTCAAGCTGGCTTGATTCCgaacaagcttttttttttattctctgaaaataGCAATTGTGTTGGGTggtgaaccagcactgatagtagcCAACAATCATTACCGAGTATGGAGTTCTGGTTGAAAAACTGGTACTGAAGCTATTTTTCAACTGGCACTCATATGCCGTTTTTGTAATAGTGCTATAACTGTATATGATAGGGTTTAAAATTCGTCTGAAATAATCCGTTCTGGGTAGTGGTTTAATATTGTGAATTTGCTAGAAACAATCATGCCCACCTGAACTTATGTAATGTGTTCACCAGCTTACTGCACTAGTGTTGACATCGGTGTTGTCACTTAGTATCCACGTGCACAGCGGCCGAAGGACAGTCAGGAAGCATCTCGTGTCACGCCGCTACTCTTTGGCGTGATAAAATGAGGTTGTTCTTAATTAAAAACTTAGTCTAGAAGAGGTTAATAACAAAAATTAGATGAAAAGGtactaaaataaattaaaaatatatattcctAACTGGGACGATGTAGATCTGTGCTCAGCCAGCCCACGGGCAAGTCACATGTAGACACGGGAATAATCATATGTGGCTCCATGCATGCCGCATCATCTTAAGTTAACCTACCCATTGGATTACACATAAATGTCTTTGGTTTGCCTCAAATCATCCTAGACCAAATCCAGAGTCTAGAATGTTTATCAGCATCCTAAACTTATGCACAATGACCAATTTCTAAATGTTTTACGAAATATAACTTTTTGCACCATTCAACAACTACACCATTCAACAACTACACCATGCAACTTAGCTCGATCTGAACATTTTAAGCTTTCTGTTTTAAGATTTCAACCAGAACTGAGCGACGTTCGTATGGTCTAAGAAATTTCATCATTTGATTCGTcagtttatttttctcaaatggTGAAAAATTGGGATACCATGATATTCTCCTGGATAGGGACTAAACAACTTTTCTTAGTATAATAGGGAAAGAATGTGGAGACTCTCTGCCAAACCATCGAATTCATTTTTTAGGAACAACTACTCTGCCAAACGAATTTAATTAATTGCAACACATAATTGTATTTATTACCTTTATTAACTCCAATGCAAAGACAAGAAAGCTCGTCGACGAACTCGCACTTGTACAACACTTCGAAATAGGAAATGGGGAAAAATAACGTCAATTACATGCGCTCAAAAGAGCTAGCTAGGTTTCTAGTACAACATACGTGAATTTCGTCGTCGTTAAGGGTAGACCTCAATAACCGAAATAGGGCCCATCACCGGCATAATTTTGTAGTCGCTGAATCCAGCATCGGAGAAGATCTTCTTCCACTCGTGCTCCTCTCGCCCCACGCCGCTAATACACGTGAGGAACAAGCTATGCATCTCTTCGGTCTCGGCGACGTTCCTGTCACGCGGTCCAGACCCCAGCACCATCTCCGTGATTATCACCTTGCCTCCAGCATCTCTCGCAGGGATTGCATCCTTGCAACGTCTGAGGATCTTGACACAATCGTCCTCGCCCCAACAATGCAGGACATACTAGGAAAAGGAACACAAGAGCACAAGATATTAGTTTTATCGATCTTAAGGAAAGCAGTgtatggatgcatgcatgctcacCATCATTTGCAGCAGGTACATATATGTTGGGAGACCACTCAGACCATACACATATTAAGAGCATATACCTTGAGTAAAACAGCATCTGCTGGTGGAATAGACTCGAACATGTTGCCGGCGATGAACTGCACGCTGCCATCAGCTATGGGAGCGTCTGCGACGACGTGGGGGAGATCCATCACGGCGCACTTGATGTTCGGGAACGCCGTGGCGACGGCCTTCGCGAACGAGCCgtggcccccgccgacgtcaaCCAGCGAGGTCAGGCCGTGGAAGACGTCGCCGTGGTCGCTAAGAACGGCCTCGATCAGGAGCTGGCTCTCGGCGAAAGCCGCGTCGTTCATCGTGTCGTCGTCGGCGTTCGCGGGGTCCCACCTGGAGCGGCCGTGCGTCAGCTCGAAGAGCGACTTCGGGGCGTCCGGCGCAGGCGCGGTCCTGAGCCACGCGGGCATGTCGAAGAACGGGGTCACCGAGACAGGGCCGGCCTCGAAGCGCACAATGTTGGACAGGCCACGCGGGCCGACGACGAGGCTTGATGCTGCGGTGAGCGTGTACACGACCTCGCCGtccgcggtggtggcggcgccgAACAGGCCGGACGTGGTTAGCAGCTTCATCAGGCACCGGAGATCGGGGATCCTGGTCGCATGCACCCCCGTGTCGGCGGCGATGCAGGAGAGGGTGGCCGCACCACCACGGCGGTGGATGGCGTCGGGGATGCCGAGATCCACGACGCACTTGAGCGCCATCGGCTTGATGAAGCTGAAAACGTGGTGGTAGAGTAGGGCGAATGCTCCGACCATGTCCTCATGAGAGCTCACTTCTTCGGTTTCATGGACGAGCGCCATTCTTACTTTACTGCAGAGCAGCCTGTGTGTGTAACTGTGTAGTATGTGTATATACTGTGTAGTACTGTACTAGTGCTAGCTCAGGTTGGCTTTACCAGCCAAATACGCTGGTATTTATAGAGGATTTGTGATGtactcaattttgttttattctGACATGGACTACGTATGAACGAATTCTGGTAGTTGACAATATTGACTATGCATATATTGTACATgtgttttgttttgatttttctaTTCCTCAGTCACCTAAACACTTTCTTATAATTAATTTCTAGTGCTAGAGTTACCTAA is part of the Phragmites australis chromosome 12, lpPhrAust1.1, whole genome shotgun sequence genome and harbors:
- the LOC133887061 gene encoding acetylserotonin O-methyltransferase 3-like — protein: MALVHETEEVSSHEDMVGAFALLYHHVFSFIKPMALKCVVDLGIPDAIHRRGGAATLSCIAADTGVHATRIPDLRCLMKLLTTSGLFGAATTADGEVVYTLTAASSLVVGPRGLSNIVRFEAGPVSVTPFFDMPAWLRTAPAPDAPKSLFELTHGRSRWDPANADDDTMNDAAFAESQLLIEAVLSDHGDVFHGLTSLVDVGGGHGSFAKAVATAFPNIKCAVMDLPHVVADAPIADGSVQFIAGNMFESIPPADAVLLKYVLHCWGEDDCVKILRRCKDAIPARDAGGKVIITEMVLGSGPRDRNVAETEEMHSLFLTCISGVGREEHEWKKIFSDAGFSDYKIMPVMGPISVIEVYP